TTCCATGAATTCAAGCCTCTGCTTGGTAGTCAGGAAGCGGGACTTGATCATGCAGCCTCCCAGTTCGTTGGCGAAGTTCTGATCGATGTACGAAATTGCCTCCAGGAGTCCTCGCGGGTGGATCTCATTGCTTGGCGGTACCGGCATGATATCCGGAGTGCTGTTACTATCCTTCGACACGTTCTCTCCTATCCAGTGAACGATCTGATCAGGTTCATGATCCCGCCGCCATAGGCGACGATTGCCGCCAGCAGCAGGCAGATGGCAGCCAGGGTAGGATTACGCTGTCGGACTCCTACCCAGAAGGCCGAGACCACAAGGGCAACGAAGAAGAAACGCCCCCAGAAACCGTAGAGCAGCGTCGCGAAGAGTTTCTGCCAGAAGCCGGTATACGCAGCCTGCCCCATATAATGCAGGGGATTGAGTTTCTCAATGGGCACGGAATTCCTCTCAAAAGATCGGGTAGGCTTTCGCCAGGATGCGGTTCTTTTCCACGAAACCGAAATAGCGGGAGTCGTAGCTGTCCTTGTGCTGTCCCATGACGAACATGACTCCCTTGGGGATTTGACCATTGAAGACGAAGTGCTGCAGCGGCTCCCCCTTCAGTGAGATGTCTTTGGCACGTACCAAATACTCGCCGTTACAGTAGAACTTCTTCTCTGCATCGACGGTGAGCTGATCACCTTCGTTGCAGCCGATGACCTTCAGCATCTCCTCCGACTTTTTCATGCCAACCTTGGCCGAAAATTCCTTATGGTGAAACAGTACGTAATCACCTCTCACCACCTTGTCCGGGTTACGCGTGAGCCAGTAGATCCGGTGCTTGAGAGAAGGCGTGAGAGTGACACTGAACTTGTAGGGGATCAGGGTTCCCGCAACTATCAGGCAAGTGATAGCCAGCCAGAGCCGCCAGTTATGGAAATCAAGGTCTAACGGTTTCGGCATTGCGTACCACCGCGTCACCCATGATGATCACCCGGTTCTTTGGAATTGCCGTGATGACGTTTTCCAGCCGGTCGAAACTCTTCTTCAATTCATCATCATTCAGTTTGCCGGCCAGATAGTTGTCCCGCTGCTGAGCGATGTACCCCTTGATATCGACGGCAACTACCTTCTGGGCGAACCATCGGTCATAGCCAACTATGGTGGACAAAGATGCTCCTACAGAGACCGCCACACAGATCGCTATCATGGAAACAAGACTTGGATGCTGTTTTGGATGCTGTTTGGGATACTCTTTGGGTACCGAAACAGCATCCTTGTTGCTTTCCGATTCCTGAGAGACGTTAATCTTTATGTTGGTTTCATCATTCATGCGTAAGTTCCCTCTTTCCTTATTCAGTTTTTGTTTGCAGGAGTGGAAAGCAAAGCGGCCAGAGACTGCGATCCTGTTTCCCTCTGGATCTGATCAAGTAGATATTCCAGGCGGGCATCACCGTATGCCGTATGGTAATCCGCAATAGTGGCGTTCTTGGCATCTCCCTCACTCAAGCCGGCATCCTCAGCTTTGAGCCCCCGGGCATAGACCACGGCTGGAACCCGGTCAATCTGGTACCGCCGGAACAACAGGGGATCTACTGCAAGGCTTGTCGGTATCATCTCGCATTCTCCTTCCTGTGGGCGGCACGACTGGTCACGCTGCAGTACTGAGGCGATGAAGCTGATGGTCGGCTGGATTTTCGTCATCCCATCTACGAACCCGCGCATGACCAGGGTGACGTTCGGGTCTCCCAGGCGGGACACAGAAGCGGCATAGTTCCTGATCGTCTGGAGCGGCATGGCCGAGGAAACGAAAACATAGATGCGCTCGGAGTTGGTGAGTTTTCCTTTGCTTTCTTTTTTGGCCTTATCTGCGTAGTAGCCGGTGACCTTATCCCCAAAGACTTCTGTCTTGATTCGTTCTGTCTCACTCAATACGCGCAACTGAAATTCATCAGAGTGGTAGTAGGAATCAAGCGTTCCGGCCAAATCAGACATTTCGCGGTCATTGCGGCTTTTGGGAATTGCCAATCGCTCTGCAAGTTGGTCGGCTTTGGCCAGGGTATTGGCAAGATCCGGCACACTCATTCCTTCCACGTCTGTCTCCTTCCACACGGTTCCATTCACAACAACCTTCACCTTTTTAAGCTTTGTCTGGATGAAGGCTCTGCCGGGTTTACCGTTACACGTGCCCACTTTATTGAGATAAACCGTATCCTCGACGATCCTGTCCACGATGCAGCAGGTATCGGGGGTAGTGATATATCCAGGATTACCGGCAGCAGATACAGCCCAGGGTGCAGCGATAAATAAACAGGACATCAATTGAGTGCATAGCCGACGCAACAGACCCTCCTTCGTGTCAGTGACCAGAGAAAATTATCCGGTGAGGTGTTGGTTGTGCCGAAGGGTGGATTCTTCGCAGCCCCCCAAATCAGTGACGGCCTGCCAATGGGTATGCAGTCGTTGCCACGTACCGGTCTAGCTATCTGGAGACGGTAATTACTTTTGACGAGAATCGGTGTCACGACTCCGGCACTGGCGCACTGGTTGATGCCGGTATCATAGAGGAGTGTTTCACGACCGAGCTTGAACAGCATCCGGGCCGCCAGACCAGCATTCACGTTGAGGGGATTATTCTCGATCATACTCCCTGACAGGGGATAGAAAGAGCCCCAGCTCCCCATGCACCAGAACAGGGGATCAATCGGATACGTCACAGTTGCCGCTACACTGTCGGCAACGCACGCCAACTGCGAAACCGGATTACCGAACAGGAGCGCCTCCGGGTTGATGATGAACGACAGACTGTCATCGTTCCACATGGGATCAACTTCCGTCATATAGGCCAGGTCGAACGCCCGGTTCTCCGCGCAGGGAAAATCCATGAACAGTTTCAGGATCGACCAGGCTGGGAAGTAGAAGTAATGGGCCTGCTGGAAGGCGAAGTCCGAATCGCCGTACTCCTTGCTCCGATTCTCACCAGAAGAGAAGCCGGGCTTCGGATTGGTCATGCCGGTGCCCATGACCGGGAAACAGAACGGGTCCTTGACCGTTTCGATCAGACGGGCATGCTCCCAGAAAGCCGTAGAGACCCCAAGGATCAAAATCCCTTTGCTGTCCGGACAGGCACAGACCGGTGAAGTGACGTTGCCGGGAGCCGGTTCGGCGCCATTGCCGTAGGAGACGCTCCCCATCTTCACC
Above is a window of Trichlorobacter lovleyi SZ DNA encoding:
- a CDS encoding TraU family protein; this encodes MNLSNNITIIALVTLFLTVPVAYGAGGACKGKVLNPVTDICWQCMFPVKMGSVSYGNGAEPAPGNVTSPVCACPDSKGILILGVSTAFWEHARLIETVKDPFCFPVMGTGMTNPKPGFSSGENRSKEYGDSDFAFQQAHYFYFPAWSILKLFMDFPCAENRAFDLAYMTEVDPMWNDDSLSFIINPEALLFGNPVSQLACVADSVAATVTYPIDPLFWCMGSWGSFYPLSGSMIENNPLNVNAGLAARMLFKLGRETLLYDTGINQCASAGVVTPILVKSNYRLQIARPVRGNDCIPIGRPSLIWGAAKNPPFGTTNTSPDNFLWSLTRRRVCCVGYALN
- a CDS encoding type-F conjugative transfer system pilin assembly protein TrbC, translated to MDRIVEDTVYLNKVGTCNGKPGRAFIQTKLKKVKVVVNGTVWKETDVEGMSVPDLANTLAKADQLAERLAIPKSRNDREMSDLAGTLDSYYHSDEFQLRVLSETERIKTEVFGDKVTGYYADKAKKESKGKLTNSERIYVFVSSAMPLQTIRNYAASVSRLGDPNVTLVMRGFVDGMTKIQPTISFIASVLQRDQSCRPQEGECEMIPTSLAVDPLLFRRYQIDRVPAVVYARGLKAEDAGLSEGDAKNATIADYHTAYGDARLEYLLDQIQRETGSQSLAALLSTPANKN
- a CDS encoding S26 family signal peptidase — encoded protein: MPKPLDLDFHNWRLWLAITCLIVAGTLIPYKFSVTLTPSLKHRIYWLTRNPDKVVRGDYVLFHHKEFSAKVGMKKSEEMLKVIGCNEGDQLTVDAEKKFYCNGEYLVRAKDISLKGEPLQHFVFNGQIPKGVMFVMGQHKDSYDSRYFGFVEKNRILAKAYPIF